A window of Candidatus Zixiibacteriota bacterium contains these coding sequences:
- a CDS encoding antibiotic biosynthesis monooxygenase, with product MISRIWHGWTSKANAAAYEALLRNDILPGIQNRRIPGYRGVDLLRTDTNDQVEFLTILWFDSYDAIREFAGEDYEKAVVPARAQALLSRYDSHSQHYDVVVALEL from the coding sequence ATGATCAGCCGCATATGGCACGGATGGACATCCAAAGCGAACGCCGCCGCGTACGAGGCGCTGCTCAGGAACGATATCCTGCCCGGTATTCAGAATCGCCGGATCCCGGGATACCGCGGAGTCGACCTGCTTCGCACAGACACCAACGACCAAGTCGAGTTCCTGACCATACTCTGGTTCGATTCGTACGACGCCATCCGCGAGTTCGCGGGGGAGGATTACGAAAAGGCGGTGGTGCCGGCGCGGGCGCAGGCGCTGCTGTCACGATATGACAGCCATTCGCAGCACTACGATGTAGTCGTGGCGCTGGAGCTGTGA